Below is a window of Leisingera sp. M658 DNA.
ATGGAATTTATGGTGGCTTAACATGAACTCTCATCAGCTTGCGGTATTTCACGAGGTCATGAAAACCGGATCGGTCAGCCAGGCTGCGCGCAACCTGCACCGCACCCAGCCCGCGATCAGCGCTGCCATCAAGACGCTGGAGGAGGAGCTGGGCCTGACCCTGTTCCTGCGCGAGGGCCGCCGCCTGGTGCCGGTGCCCGAGGCGCAGTACCTGATGGAGGAGGCGACCGAGATCCTGTCGCGGCTGGAAACTGCGCAGCAGAACCTGGCCAATATGCGCGACCGGGTGCAGGGGTCGATCCGGATCGTGGCGATGCCGGGGCCGTCAACCTATCTGCTGCCGGAATTCATCAGCCGCTTTGTGGATGGCAAACCCGAGGTGCGGGTGACGCTGGCAACGCGGTCCTCGCCGCAGGTGCGCAGCCTGGTGGCGGCCGGCAGTTTCGACATCGGCTTTTGCGACATGAGCCGGTTCCGCGGCGACCGCAAGCTGTACACGGCAGAAGAACTGCCCAGCAATTGCCTGTGCGCGGTGCCGGCCGGCCATCCGCTGGCGGACCGCGAAGCCATCACTGCCGCCGATCTGAACGGGGTTCCAATGGGCGCGCTGCAGCCGGATCACAACACCTATCAGGCCACCTCGCAGGCCTTTCAGCAGGCGGGGGTGGAATTCAACCTGCGCTATGACGCGCAATATTTCCTGCCGCTGTTCCACTTCATCGCCGCCGGTCAGGCCTGCGCCATTGTCGATGTCCTTAGCGCTGAAAGCTACCGCCGAAGCAACCCGGATGAGGACCGGATCCGGTTTCTGCCGTTTGAGCCGCAGATCCCTTTTGGCTATTCGATTCTGACCCCCAGCGCGCGGCCGTTGTCGCAGTTGGCGGCCAGTTTTGCCAAAGCCTGGCGGGAGTACATCCAGAGCATGCTTGCGTAAGTCACTGTGAAGAAACGGGAAATTCGTCCGCTCAAGACGTCTGAATTTCAGTCTTCACATCTATCTACAGAATTGTATACAACTTAGAACACGAATCCTGGGCATCCGCTCCAGGACAGATCTCACGACGGCTTTAGGGGGCCCCATGAAAAACACGATGACCAACGCGCTGACCGGGGCCGAGGCGATGGTGCGCTCTTTGGAGGCCCACGGCGTCACCCATATCTTTGGCCTCTGCGGCGACACCACGCTGCCCTTCTATGACGCGATGAACCGGCTGGAGCATGGTATCACCCATGTCCTGACCCGGGATGAGCGCAGTGCTGCCTATATGGCCGACGGGTTTTCCCGCGTGACAGGCCGGGTGGGCGTCTGCGAAGGCCCCTCGGGCGGCGGTGCCACCTACATCCTGCCGGGGCTGATCGAGGCCAACGAAAGCTCATATGCGGTGCTGGCGATCACCACCGACATTTCCGTGGGGTCCTACGGCAAATACCCGCTGACCGAGGTCAATCAAGAGGTCCTGATGGGGCCGCTGACCAAGTTCAACACGGTGATCAAACGCGCCGACCACATCCCGCGCATGGTGCGCCAGGCGTTCCGGGCGATGACCACCGGGCGGTCCGGCTCGGCGCACTTGGGCCTGCCGTATGACATTCAGTATGATGATGTCCCAGCGGATGATATCTGGGGCGATCCCAAGCATCAAAGCTACCCCGCCTACCGCGCAGCCCCCGAACCGGGCGCAGCCGAGGCTGCGGTTGAAGCCATCCTCACCGCCAAATCACCGCTGATCGTCTGCGGCGGCGGCGTGGTAATTTCCGGCGCGATGGAAGAGCTGGGCACGCTCGCCTCCCGCCTGGATATCGCCGTCGGCACCTCGATCTCCGGCAAAGGCTCGCTTGCCGATACCCACCCGCAATCGCTGGGCGTGGTCGGCTCCAACGGCGGCACGGATGAGACCTGGGAAATGATGGAGGGTGCCGATCTGGTTATCTTCATGGGTTGCCG
It encodes the following:
- a CDS encoding LysR family transcriptional regulator, whose translation is MNSHQLAVFHEVMKTGSVSQAARNLHRTQPAISAAIKTLEEELGLTLFLREGRRLVPVPEAQYLMEEATEILSRLETAQQNLANMRDRVQGSIRIVAMPGPSTYLLPEFISRFVDGKPEVRVTLATRSSPQVRSLVAAGSFDIGFCDMSRFRGDRKLYTAEELPSNCLCAVPAGHPLADREAITAADLNGVPMGALQPDHNTYQATSQAFQQAGVEFNLRYDAQYFLPLFHFIAAGQACAIVDVLSAESYRRSNPDEDRIRFLPFEPQIPFGYSILTPSARPLSQLAASFAKAWREYIQSMLA
- a CDS encoding thiamine pyrophosphate-binding protein — encoded protein: MTNALTGAEAMVRSLEAHGVTHIFGLCGDTTLPFYDAMNRLEHGITHVLTRDERSAAYMADGFSRVTGRVGVCEGPSGGGATYILPGLIEANESSYAVLAITTDISVGSYGKYPLTEVNQEVLMGPLTKFNTVIKRADHIPRMVRQAFRAMTTGRSGSAHLGLPYDIQYDDVPADDIWGDPKHQSYPAYRAAPEPGAAEAAVEAILTAKSPLIVCGGGVVISGAMEELGTLASRLDIAVGTSISGKGSLADTHPQSLGVVGSNGGTDETWEMMEGADLVIFMGCRAGSTTTSRWEAPKPGQRIVHFDNDPMTIGANYPTEVGVVADLKLALQAVNAYLDSHEGEVPTFSGAAKIADIKQRKFAKFEALANSATDQVLPEQIIHALNRNLPDDAIVVSDPGTSCPYYNAYSQQKHPGRQYITNRAHGALGYSLSASLGAWFGRPGSKVVGMMGDGSFNFTCGELETVVRCNAPITYVVFSNANFGWIKASQRDDCDKRYYNVDFNRTNHAAVAEAFGVKTWRVERTEDLDPAIKEAIAHDGPTLIDVVCQALEEAAAPVRRWMG